A genomic window from Vagococcus sp. CY52-2 includes:
- the dnaG gene encoding DNA primase — MPQLIPQELIDTVRQETNIVEVVENYVQLKKSGKNYLGLCPFHNEKTPSFTVAEDKQIFHCFGCGKGGNVFTFIQEVEGLSFPEAVGKLAEPLNVSLPTTSFSGVQQTPKNSTHQTLIEMHEHAKSFFHHILVNTEVGKDAMTYLEQRGISREYIDAFELGFAPDNRDILLKVMQKEFKDGPFDESGLFVERDDGTLMDRFFNRVMFPIKDAKGKTIGFSGRQMPTDQPDKDKKQPKYLNSPETEIFNKREVIYNFHLARPHIRKTNEVYLFEGFMDVMASYMSGVKNAVATMGTSLTEQQIHRLERVCEDVTICYDGDSAGINATNRAIELLTKNTAIGVQVVSLPNKLDPDDYRMMYGTDALENELLHHKQTVFQFKRVYLMQDFNLANESDVLAYLELVLKELAMIPSVIEKDFALTQLSEEFNLSKETLQLQLNQLIQDNKQQAFKQIIPRRPETIVPKTQEFRNIDVVEKAERLLIFRALNEKTTFQKIISQPNFSFIHDAYQELFQHIASFYELYGRVELADFINYLKEDNLRNVLITITMQNFSEQSNDREISDCLQVIEKASIQSKINALKKQQQEVKQIGDSIKEMEVTLEIIQLQKELSNWG, encoded by the coding sequence ATGCCACAATTAATCCCTCAAGAATTAATTGATACAGTTAGACAAGAAACAAATATTGTTGAGGTCGTTGAAAACTATGTTCAATTAAAAAAATCTGGTAAAAATTATTTAGGCTTATGCCCATTTCACAATGAAAAAACACCGTCGTTTACCGTAGCAGAGGATAAACAAATCTTTCATTGCTTTGGATGTGGTAAGGGTGGAAATGTGTTTACTTTTATTCAAGAAGTAGAAGGATTATCATTTCCTGAGGCAGTTGGGAAACTAGCTGAACCACTAAATGTATCTTTGCCAACAACGTCATTTTCTGGTGTGCAACAAACACCCAAAAATAGTACACATCAGACATTAATTGAGATGCACGAACATGCTAAAAGTTTTTTTCACCATATTCTGGTAAATACAGAAGTTGGTAAAGATGCTATGACTTATTTGGAACAACGAGGTATTTCTCGAGAATATATTGATGCGTTTGAGTTAGGCTTTGCTCCTGACAACCGAGACATTTTATTAAAAGTTATGCAAAAAGAATTTAAAGACGGTCCTTTTGATGAGTCAGGTTTATTTGTCGAAAGAGATGATGGCACGTTGATGGACCGGTTTTTTAATCGAGTCATGTTTCCAATAAAGGATGCTAAAGGCAAAACAATTGGTTTTTCAGGTAGGCAGATGCCAACAGATCAACCAGATAAGGATAAAAAGCAGCCTAAATACCTTAATAGTCCTGAAACGGAGATATTTAACAAGCGAGAAGTGATTTATAATTTTCATTTAGCTAGACCTCATATTAGAAAAACAAATGAGGTTTATTTATTTGAAGGATTTATGGATGTTATGGCGTCTTATATGTCTGGTGTTAAAAATGCTGTCGCCACTATGGGAACAAGTTTAACTGAGCAACAAATTCATCGATTAGAGCGTGTGTGCGAAGATGTGACGATTTGTTATGATGGTGATTCAGCCGGCATCAATGCGACCAACCGGGCAATTGAATTATTGACCAAAAATACCGCAATCGGGGTTCAGGTAGTCAGTTTACCGAATAAACTAGATCCAGATGATTATCGGATGATGTATGGAACAGATGCTTTAGAAAACGAATTATTACACCATAAACAAACTGTGTTTCAGTTTAAACGCGTTTATTTGATGCAAGATTTTAATTTGGCAAACGAATCAGATGTTTTAGCTTATCTAGAGCTTGTGTTAAAAGAGTTAGCTATGATTCCATCTGTTATTGAAAAAGATTTCGCTTTAACACAACTATCAGAAGAATTTAACCTTTCTAAAGAAACGTTACAACTTCAATTAAATCAATTAATACAAGATAATAAGCAGCAAGCTTTTAAACAAATCATACCTAGAAGGCCAGAAACCATCGTTCCTAAAACACAGGAATTTAGAAACATAGATGTGGTTGAAAAAGCCGAAAGGTTATTAATATTTCGTGCGTTAAATGAGAAGACAACATTTCAAAAAATAATCAGTCAGCCTAACTTTTCATTTATTCATGATGCCTATCAGGAATTATTTCAACATATAGCAAGTTTTTATGAATTGTATGGTCGAGTTGAATTGGCAGATTTTATTAATTATTTGAAAGAAGACAATTTACGTAATGTATTAATAACTATTACCATGCAAAATTTTAGTGAACAAAGTAATGACCGGGAGATTAGTGATTGTTTACAAGTGATAGAAAAAGCAAGTATTCAGTCTAAAATAAACGCTTTAAAGAAACAGCAACAAGAGGTCAAACAGATAGGTGATTCTATCAAAGAAATGGAAGTAACATTAGAAATTATCCAATTGCAAAAAGAATTAAGTAATTGGGGATAA
- the rpoD gene encoding RNA polymerase sigma factor RpoD has protein sequence MEKDAAYKKEVTKFIKINRVRGSVFYDELTNKLATPYELDADDMDELIEKVEDAGISVVDEKGEPSEHSLRVAKKNQESKKTKEKEEEEEDLIAPAGVKINDPVRMYLKEIGRVSLLTADEEVALALRIKEGDPEAKQELAEANLRLVVSIAKRYVGRGMQFLDLIQEGNMGLMKAVEKFDHEKGFKFSTYATWWIRQAITRAIADQARTIRIPVHMVETINKLIRIQRQLLQDLGREPTPEEIGAEMDLSPEKVREILKIAQEPVSLETPIGEEDDSHLGDFIEDQDATSPAEHAAYELLKEQLESVLDTLTDREENVLRLRFGLDDGRTRTLEEVGKVFGVTRERIRQIEAKALRKLRHPSRSKQLKDFLE, from the coding sequence ATGGAAAAAGATGCCGCATACAAAAAAGAAGTAACCAAGTTCATCAAAATAAATCGAGTTAGAGGTTCAGTATTTTATGATGAATTAACCAATAAATTAGCTACTCCTTATGAATTAGATGCTGATGATATGGATGAATTGATTGAAAAAGTTGAGGACGCAGGAATTAGCGTTGTGGATGAAAAAGGCGAGCCAAGTGAACATAGTTTGCGTGTCGCTAAAAAAAATCAAGAATCTAAGAAGACAAAAGAAAAAGAAGAAGAAGAAGAAGATTTAATTGCACCAGCTGGGGTAAAAATCAATGATCCCGTTCGTATGTACTTAAAAGAAATCGGTCGTGTCTCACTTCTTACAGCTGACGAGGAAGTTGCTTTAGCGCTACGTATTAAAGAAGGTGACCCTGAAGCAAAACAAGAATTAGCTGAAGCTAACCTACGTTTAGTGGTGAGTATTGCAAAACGTTACGTTGGTCGTGGAATGCAATTTCTTGATTTAATCCAAGAAGGGAACATGGGATTAATGAAGGCAGTTGAAAAGTTTGACCACGAAAAAGGGTTTAAGTTTTCTACTTATGCGACTTGGTGGATTCGTCAAGCAATTACGCGTGCGATTGCCGATCAAGCAAGAACGATTCGTATTCCAGTTCATATGGTTGAAACAATCAATAAATTAATTCGTATCCAACGTCAATTACTACAAGACTTGGGACGCGAACCAACACCAGAAGAAATTGGAGCAGAGATGGATTTATCACCTGAAAAAGTACGTGAAATCTTAAAAATCGCTCAAGAGCCTGTCTCACTTGAAACACCTATTGGAGAAGAAGATGACTCGCACTTAGGTGATTTTATCGAGGATCAAGATGCAACTAGTCCAGCTGAACATGCAGCTTACGAATTATTAAAAGAACAATTAGAAAGTGTGCTTGATACATTAACTGATAGAGAAGAAAATGTCTTACGTTTACGTTTTGGTTTAGATGATGGACGCACTCGTACATTAGAAGAAGTCGGAAAAGTATTTGGTGTGACTCGTGAGAGAATTCGTCAGATTGAAGCAAAAGCGTTAAGAAAATTACGCCACCCTTCTCGTTCTAAACAATTAAAAGACTTTTTAGAATAA